In a single window of the Bacillus mycoides genome:
- a CDS encoding peptidase E, protein MKLAVIGGGDLQDPNHLHINERLIELTNKQYPKVLFIPTASRDDEGYIKLFLATFEKQLHCEVQILRISTETPTKYEIDEMIHSADLIYLGGGNYVHMLEQWKEHKLDEKLLFALKRGTLIAGYSAGAMCWFTSSIRSDYEGSGYIESSGWGIVNKRFCPHYNQLNRMNAFHTFLQTHQGNIEGIALEDNCALYITEGSFEIIGEPDTAWEFYMNNGELIRQHFDITLKSYL, encoded by the coding sequence ATGAAATTAGCAGTCATTGGTGGCGGTGATTTACAAGATCCAAATCACTTGCATATTAATGAACGACTTATAGAATTAACGAATAAACAATACCCAAAAGTATTATTCATTCCTACAGCTAGTCGTGATGATGAAGGATATATAAAGTTATTTTTAGCAACATTTGAAAAGCAATTACATTGTGAGGTTCAAATTTTACGCATTTCAACCGAAACACCTACTAAATATGAAATAGATGAGATGATTCATTCTGCCGATTTAATTTACCTTGGCGGTGGAAATTACGTTCACATGCTTGAACAATGGAAAGAACATAAACTAGATGAAAAGTTACTATTTGCTTTAAAACGTGGAACACTTATTGCAGGATATAGTGCCGGTGCTATGTGCTGGTTCACATCTAGCATTCGTTCAGATTATGAAGGTTCCGGTTATATAGAAAGTAGTGGCTGGGGTATTGTTAACAAAAGATTTTGTCCCCATTACAATCAATTAAATAGAATGAATGCCTTCCATACGTTTTTACAAACTCACCAAGGTAATATAGAAGGTATTGCATTAGAAGATAATTGCGCTTTATATATTACAGAAGGTTCATTTGAAATTATCGGTGAGCCAGATACAGCTTGGGAGTTTTATATGAATAATGGAGAACTCATTAGACAACATTTTGACATAACTTTAAAAAGTTATTTATAA
- a CDS encoding MATE family efflux transporter, translating into MKPPTDNNKEGVESQKSETEHKPIWKSMSMFLVPLLLSNVLQSVGQLFGMVVVGRWLGVNDLAAISAFFPLFFLLVSFVIGIGSGSSILIGQAFGAKNEERLKAIVGTTLTFTFIIGVVLAIIGSIFAMDIMRLMGTPENIIEISVHYARILFISMPVLFLYFAYTTFMRGTGDSKTPFYFLIVSTALNMILLPILIFGWLGAPKLDVYGAAYASVISTVITFIVMLVYLKKKNHPLQLDGTVRKYLRMDWELLKLLLRLGIPASINMILVSLSEIAVIAFVNRYGSDATAAYGVVNQVASYVQMPAVSLGITVSIFAAQSIGANQFDRLQKVVKAGIIMNYIIGGVLISLIYLFSRDILALFLTSQNTIDIAHSLIMITLWSYLIFGHAQIISATMRASGTVLWPTVISVVSIWLVEVPVAYYLSYHTSLGIEGIWIGYPAAFIVSLILQYAYYKLSWQKKRITRLVS; encoded by the coding sequence TTGAAACCACCTACAGATAACAATAAAGAAGGTGTAGAGTCACAGAAGTCAGAAACAGAACATAAGCCGATATGGAAATCGATGTCCATGTTTTTAGTGCCGTTACTTTTAAGTAATGTATTACAATCAGTTGGACAGTTATTTGGAATGGTAGTAGTAGGAAGATGGCTTGGCGTAAATGATCTAGCAGCTATATCGGCATTTTTCCCGTTATTTTTCCTACTCGTTTCATTTGTAATTGGAATTGGTTCTGGTAGTTCAATTTTAATTGGTCAGGCATTTGGTGCTAAAAATGAGGAGCGCTTAAAAGCTATCGTTGGTACGACGCTTACGTTTACTTTTATTATCGGAGTCGTGTTGGCGATAATAGGTAGTATTTTTGCGATGGATATTATGCGTCTTATGGGAACGCCAGAAAATATTATTGAAATAAGTGTGCATTACGCAAGAATTTTATTTATATCTATGCCAGTGTTATTCTTATATTTTGCATATACAACATTTATGAGAGGTACAGGAGATTCAAAAACGCCATTTTACTTTTTAATCGTAAGTACAGCGCTAAATATGATTTTATTACCAATTCTTATTTTTGGCTGGTTAGGAGCTCCGAAATTAGATGTTTACGGAGCAGCCTATGCTTCAGTTATATCTACAGTTATTACGTTTATTGTCATGCTAGTGTATTTAAAGAAGAAAAATCATCCACTACAATTAGACGGGACAGTAAGAAAATATCTTCGTATGGACTGGGAGTTATTAAAACTATTGTTACGCCTCGGTATTCCAGCGAGTATTAATATGATATTAGTTTCATTATCAGAGATCGCGGTAATCGCATTTGTAAATCGGTACGGTTCAGATGCAACAGCGGCGTATGGTGTTGTGAACCAAGTTGCAAGTTATGTACAAATGCCAGCGGTTAGCCTCGGCATTACCGTATCAATTTTTGCAGCGCAATCAATTGGTGCGAACCAATTTGATCGATTACAGAAAGTTGTTAAGGCCGGAATTATTATGAATTATATCATTGGTGGTGTATTAATATCTCTTATTTACTTGTTCTCAAGAGATATTTTAGCACTATTTTTAACAAGTCAAAATACAATTGACATTGCTCATAGTCTAATCATGATTACATTATGGAGCTACTTAATTTTCGGTCATGCACAAATTATTAGTGCGACAATGCGAGCAAGTGGTACTGTACTATGGCCAACTGTAATCAGTGTTGTATCAATTTGGCTTGTTGAAGTACCTGTGGCGTATTATCTTTCTTACCATACGAGCCTTGGAATAGAAGGGATATGGATTGGGTATCCAGCTGCATTCATCGTCAGCTTAATATTACAGTATGCATATTATAAGCTTTCATGGCAGAAGAAACGAATTACACGATTAGTGAGTTAA
- a CDS encoding BlaI/MecI/CopY family transcriptional regulator has translation MFTQNYKLNEQGLNHFFGPLEAKIMEIVWATEGITIKDVQQRLSEESPVNFNTVMTVMNRLVEKAHLEKHIVKRSGMYRTTQTKEEFLSNQTKKMTQELMGEFGDLVVNHMIDELEQADPSLIKKLEEKLSRLKKEDR, from the coding sequence ATGTTTACTCAAAACTACAAGTTAAATGAGCAAGGGTTAAATCACTTTTTCGGACCGCTTGAAGCGAAAATAATGGAAATTGTTTGGGCTACTGAGGGTATTACCATTAAAGATGTGCAACAGAGATTAAGTGAAGAATCCCCGGTGAATTTTAATACTGTAATGACAGTTATGAACAGATTAGTAGAGAAAGCACATTTAGAAAAGCATATTGTGAAAAGAAGTGGTATGTATCGTACTACACAAACGAAGGAAGAATTTTTATCTAATCAAACGAAGAAAATGACACAGGAATTAATGGGTGAATTTGGAGATCTTGTTGTGAACCATATGATAGATGAGTTAGAACAAGCTGATCCATCTTTAATAAAAAAATTAGAAGAGAAATTAAGTCGGCTAAAAAAAGAGGACCGATAA
- a CDS encoding DUF2087 domain-containing protein, whose amino-acid sequence MSDISEKFWDASIEELKKGYVFDEEAEEYVCLACGETFIKGVIYQENQVLYEAEKFVQLHIQNEHTSMFEYLLNLDKKFTGLTDLQKKMVQFFHMGLNDKEIVKEMDGGSTSTIRNHRFTLREKMKQAKVFLALMELSEEKSKVQTKFVPIHRTATMVDDRYNITEEENAEVLTVHFTEGLDGPLSKFPKKQKRKLIILRHLVKKFDSNKKYTEKEVNTVLENIYPDFVTLRRYLIEYGFLDRTADGSQYWVKL is encoded by the coding sequence ATGAGTGATATTTCAGAGAAGTTTTGGGATGCGTCGATAGAGGAATTGAAGAAAGGGTATGTATTTGACGAGGAAGCAGAGGAGTATGTTTGTTTAGCTTGTGGAGAAACGTTTATTAAAGGGGTTATTTATCAAGAAAATCAAGTTTTGTATGAAGCAGAGAAGTTTGTACAGTTGCATATTCAAAATGAGCATACATCTATGTTTGAATATTTATTAAATCTTGATAAAAAGTTTACAGGCTTAACTGATTTGCAAAAGAAAATGGTTCAGTTTTTCCATATGGGACTTAACGATAAAGAGATTGTAAAAGAAATGGATGGCGGGAGCACATCGACGATTCGCAATCATCGATTTACATTGCGCGAGAAAATGAAGCAAGCGAAAGTATTTTTAGCGTTAATGGAATTGTCAGAAGAAAAATCAAAAGTTCAAACAAAATTTGTACCGATTCATAGAACAGCTACGATGGTGGATGATAGATACAATATTACAGAGGAAGAAAATGCTGAAGTTTTAACAGTGCATTTTACAGAAGGTTTGGATGGACCGCTTTCTAAATTTCCGAAAAAGCAAAAGCGTAAATTGATTATATTACGTCATTTAGTGAAGAAATTCGATAGTAATAAAAAGTATACTGAAAAAGAAGTGAATACAGTTTTAGAAAATATATATCCGGATTTTGTAACTTTGAGAAGATATTTAATCGAATATGGTTTTTTAGATAGAACAGCTGATGGAAGCCAATATTGGGTGAAGTTATAA
- a CDS encoding DUF3942 family protein, which produces MDFRFEFAAKVKEYLDDEKDEKIIKDGHRDIIYKYLYPLESEIGIFKNPNFTFFASGRRSHIVLENIEFKTEVNVESNIIEITKIVDNVVIPLDTIVAKDRELFALGRNEKFSVQILEYYLYDTFGEKLGLQ; this is translated from the coding sequence GTGGATTTTCGATTTGAGTTCGCAGCGAAGGTGAAAGAATATTTAGATGATGAAAAAGATGAAAAAATAATAAAAGATGGACACAGAGATATAATTTATAAATATTTATATCCGTTAGAGAGTGAAATTGGAATTTTTAAAAACCCTAACTTTACTTTTTTTGCATCAGGAAGACGTTCACATATAGTATTAGAAAATATTGAATTTAAAACAGAAGTAAACGTAGAAAGTAATATAATTGAAATTACAAAAATAGTGGATAATGTGGTGATTCCATTAGATACTATCGTAGCTAAAGATCGGGAATTATTTGCACTTGGGCGTAATGAGAAATTTAGTGTGCAAATATTAGAATATTATCTCTATGATACATTTGGAGAGAAGTTAGGTTTACAATGA
- the ccdA gene encoding cytochrome c-type biogenesis protein CcdA, whose product MNAADLTIWLVVGAGILSFISPCSLPLYPSYLSYITGVSIQDLKENRGIMQKSAIIHTVFFMIGFSVIFYALGLSVSWIGITFSSNQRLIQQIGGVFIVLMGLFMTGLFQPKWLMAEKKVQYRSKSTGYIRSVLVGMTYAAGWTPCVGPIFSAVLMLGATNPESALLYITAYTLGFAVPFFVMAFFIGKVKWIVTYANVMMKIGGGMMILTGVLLYTNQMTKITAFFIRLFGGFTGF is encoded by the coding sequence ATGAATGCGGCGGATTTAACAATTTGGCTAGTAGTAGGGGCTGGGATACTTTCATTTATATCACCATGTTCTTTACCGCTATATCCATCTTATTTATCATATATTACAGGTGTGTCTATTCAAGATTTAAAAGAAAATCGTGGGATTATGCAAAAGTCAGCGATTATACATACAGTATTTTTTATGATCGGTTTCTCGGTTATATTTTATGCGTTAGGTTTATCGGTGAGTTGGATTGGGATTACTTTTTCATCTAATCAAAGATTGATTCAACAAATTGGTGGGGTTTTTATTGTTTTGATGGGGTTATTTATGACTGGATTGTTTCAGCCTAAGTGGCTTATGGCAGAGAAAAAAGTGCAGTATAGAAGTAAATCGACAGGATATATTCGCTCAGTTTTGGTCGGCATGACATATGCAGCAGGATGGACACCGTGTGTTGGTCCGATATTTTCTGCAGTGCTTATGCTCGGGGCGACCAATCCGGAAAGTGCGCTTCTTTATATTACGGCATATACTCTTGGCTTTGCAGTTCCGTTTTTCGTGATGGCATTTTTTATTGGAAAGGTAAAATGGATTGTTACTTATGCCAATGTCATGATGAAAATCGGCGGTGGAATGATGATTTTAACAGGGGTTTTATTATA
- a CDS encoding FAD-dependent oxidoreductase: MYELSYEGLTGEIITRYDCEYEEARQEWNRAIQKFPLAIIYCFTKWDVSNAIIWARKNEIAIRIRSGGHHYEGYSVGNNVLVIDISKMNCMQLNEHKNTLVIQGGAQNKQIYDFISSKGYPFPGGTCPTVGVSGYTLGGGWGYSSRYFGLGCDNLIELELIDYKGKVITANETCHKDLFWACRGAGGGNFGIVVSLTFKLPPIVDKVTFVELYWPNASVDIQKEFLHTWQSWLVNLNSKMTIGASIYNSAVEGLAIYGRGLYYGTPEDAAFILQDLLNINGVKMNLQYISFLEAMAIVESSYPSSEQFKSIGRFVHKQYNEEEIEKIISLIEDRASGSIFAAISLYPLGGKIQDVGKDASAFYYRDAHYILGIQTIWEDPIVKKDNSQWLESRFDYIESITEGSFINFPYSDLKDYMNAYYGTHANKLRKISKKYDPLCVFTFPQGIKN, translated from the coding sequence ATGTATGAGTTAAGTTATGAAGGATTAACAGGTGAAATTATTACAAGATATGATTGTGAGTACGAAGAAGCTAGACAAGAATGGAATCGGGCTATTCAAAAGTTTCCTTTAGCTATCATTTATTGTTTTACGAAATGGGATGTTAGTAATGCGATTATTTGGGCGAGAAAAAATGAAATTGCTATTCGCATTCGTTCTGGTGGACACCATTACGAAGGATATTCTGTCGGAAACAATGTCCTCGTAATTGATATAAGTAAAATGAACTGTATGCAGCTTAATGAACATAAAAATACATTAGTCATTCAAGGTGGTGCTCAAAATAAACAAATCTATGACTTTATCTCTTCAAAAGGTTATCCATTTCCAGGAGGAACTTGTCCAACTGTTGGAGTAAGTGGATACACTTTAGGTGGCGGTTGGGGCTATTCTAGTAGGTATTTCGGCCTTGGTTGTGACAATTTAATAGAGTTAGAATTAATTGACTATAAAGGTAAAGTAATTACAGCTAATGAAACTTGCCATAAAGACTTATTTTGGGCTTGTCGCGGGGCAGGTGGCGGAAATTTTGGCATCGTTGTTTCGCTAACTTTTAAGCTCCCTCCAATAGTTGATAAAGTTACTTTCGTTGAACTATATTGGCCTAACGCTTCAGTAGACATCCAAAAGGAATTTCTTCACACATGGCAAAGCTGGCTAGTAAATTTAAATAGTAAGATGACAATCGGTGCGAGCATATACAACTCTGCTGTGGAAGGACTTGCAATATATGGACGAGGTTTATATTACGGTACCCCAGAAGATGCAGCGTTCATTCTACAAGATTTACTCAATATAAACGGGGTGAAGATGAATTTACAATATATCAGTTTTCTTGAAGCAATGGCCATTGTAGAATCTTCATATCCCTCGTCTGAACAATTTAAATCTATAGGCCGGTTCGTTCATAAACAATATAACGAGGAAGAAATCGAAAAAATTATTAGTCTTATTGAAGATAGAGCTTCCGGTAGTATTTTTGCAGCTATAAGTCTCTACCCCCTTGGAGGAAAAATTCAAGATGTAGGTAAAGATGCGAGCGCTTTTTATTACCGCGATGCACATTATATTCTAGGAATCCAAACTATATGGGAAGATCCGATTGTTAAAAAGGATAATTCCCAATGGTTAGAAAGCCGATTTGACTATATAGAATCTATAACAGAAGGCTCATTCATCAATTTCCCATACAGCGATTTGAAAGATTATATGAACGCTTATTACGGGACACATGCGAACAAATTAAGAAAAATCAGTAAAAAATATGACCCTTTATGTGTATTTACTTTTCCGCAAGGAATTAAAAATTAA
- a CDS encoding class I SAM-dependent methyltransferase — protein sequence MNWVTHKPSFEFENFSPIIRSQSAWSGHLDFAYDLVRFEEPATLVELGTHLGASFFSFCQGVKDGGLATKCFAVDTWAGDGHTGPYGEGVFQIVEKVVRDNYLNIGNLIRSTFDDALDEFQDETINLLHIDGYHTYEAVSHDYKTWLPKVAKNGIVLFHDIEVKNGDFGVYKFWDEVKVKYPHFQFGHSYGLGVLFPKGCSDKFSEILKNKEEIQNMYK from the coding sequence ATGAACTGGGTTACTCATAAACCATCGTTTGAATTTGAAAATTTTAGTCCTATTATTCGGTCACAATCTGCGTGGAGTGGGCATTTAGATTTCGCATATGATTTAGTAAGATTTGAAGAACCAGCAACTTTAGTTGAGTTAGGTACGCATTTAGGTGCTTCCTTTTTTAGTTTTTGCCAGGGGGTAAAAGATGGTGGGTTAGCCACAAAATGTTTTGCTGTAGATACTTGGGCTGGAGATGGGCATACAGGTCCATATGGAGAAGGGGTTTTTCAAATAGTAGAAAAAGTGGTGAGGGATAACTACCTGAATATAGGGAATTTAATTCGGTCTACTTTTGATGATGCTCTGGATGAGTTTCAAGATGAAACGATAAATCTTTTGCATATTGATGGCTATCATACGTATGAAGCTGTTTCTCATGATTATAAAACATGGTTACCTAAAGTTGCGAAAAACGGTATTGTATTATTTCATGATATTGAAGTTAAAAACGGTGATTTCGGTGTGTATAAGTTTTGGGATGAGGTCAAGGTGAAATACCCTCATTTTCAGTTTGGGCATTCATATGGACTCGGAGTTTTATTTCCGAAAGGTTGTAGCGATAAGTTTTCGGAAATACTTAAAAATAAAGAAGAGATACAAAATATGTATAAATAA
- a CDS encoding M56 family metallopeptidase → MKWQMRKIVLLAVTISVLFLSMLVYYVTYPFLFQNKAFFLSQFCLFELQKHMRELSILRIMIAGLLLFTVIIMSKRIWKQFFYSKRLKRNLVSITRKGKQVYVLSTLQITAFTIGLFRPKIVISEGMFQAFSEEEIDAIVLHEEYHQKNRDPLKLFFFTLLAEGMMYIPILKGMLQRYHVYQELSADKYAMQKMKSSFELGSALLKLIKIKTMENQCITASFAKTAINLRIEQVLNEKVVKLNIPLHTNSVYVTLGLFCMSIVLIVGECI, encoded by the coding sequence ATGAAGTGGCAAATGCGTAAAATCGTTTTGTTAGCAGTGACTATTAGTGTGCTTTTTTTAAGCATGTTAGTATACTACGTTACATACCCATTTCTTTTTCAAAATAAAGCATTTTTCCTTTCTCAATTTTGTTTATTTGAATTACAAAAACATATGAGGGAACTATCAATACTTCGTATAATGATAGCCGGATTACTGTTATTTACTGTAATCATTATGAGTAAAAGAATTTGGAAGCAATTTTTTTATAGTAAAAGATTGAAAAGAAATCTCGTGTCTATTACTAGAAAAGGAAAGCAAGTGTACGTATTATCAACGTTACAGATTACGGCATTTACAATTGGATTATTTCGACCGAAAATTGTCATTTCAGAAGGAATGTTTCAGGCATTTTCTGAGGAAGAAATTGATGCGATTGTATTACATGAGGAATATCATCAAAAAAATCGAGATCCATTAAAGTTATTTTTCTTTACATTGTTAGCTGAGGGAATGATGTATATTCCTATATTAAAAGGGATGTTGCAGCGTTATCATGTATATCAAGAGCTATCAGCAGATAAATATGCGATGCAAAAAATGAAATCTTCATTTGAGCTAGGTAGTGCATTATTAAAGTTAATTAAAATAAAGACGATGGAAAATCAATGTATTACAGCGTCGTTTGCGAAAACCGCAATTAATTTACGAATTGAGCAAGTGTTGAATGAGAAAGTTGTTAAGCTGAATATACCATTACATACAAATTCAGTATATGTAACGTTAGGGCTATTTTGTATGTCGATTGTACTTATTGTCGGAGAGTGCATATAG
- a CDS encoding PH domain-containing protein, with amino-acid sequence MKFKAKKNPFHIILISLFLVIFFISLFFQNENSIFFTLMMLLNIVNLSSFYFSHYKITESALIVKHGFILRTEIPFENIRHIKYSGKKLRSENWTRQQIEVHYNLFDSVTSFVPQEEEKFISLLKENWPNVKIINSTSNE; translated from the coding sequence TTGAAATTTAAAGCGAAAAAAAATCCATTTCATATCATTTTAATCTCATTGTTTTTAGTTATTTTTTTCATTTCTCTATTCTTTCAAAATGAGAATTCTATTTTTTTCACTCTCATGATGCTCTTAAATATCGTGAATCTCTCTTCTTTCTATTTTTCTCATTACAAAATAACGGAATCTGCCCTTATTGTTAAACATGGTTTCATACTCCGTACTGAAATTCCATTTGAAAATATACGCCACATTAAATACTCTGGTAAAAAGCTTCGTTCAGAAAATTGGACAAGACAACAAATAGAAGTTCATTATAATTTATTCGACTCAGTAACATCTTTCGTACCACAAGAAGAGGAGAAATTCATTTCACTCTTAAAAGAAAACTGGCCAAATGTGAAAATAATCAATAGCACCTCAAATGAATAA
- the fumC gene encoding class II fumarate hydratase, translating to MEYRIERDTLGEMKVPADKLWAAQTQRSKENFPIGTEHMPLEIVKAFAILKKSAALSNQKLGKLSEEKTQAIVEAADEVIAEKWNEHFPLVVWQTGSGTQSNMNVNEVIANRGNQILKEKGSDVHIHPNDDVNMSQSSNDTFPTALHVACVIAVENHVLPAITKLKETLAEKVTAFEHIIKIGRTHLQDATPLTLGQEISGWHRMLEKTERMIADSNTYMKELAIGGTAVGTGINAHPKFGEMVAEEISLFTGKQFVSAPNKFHALTSHDEVVFAHGALKALAADLMKIANDVRWLASGPRSGLGEIIIPANEPGSSIMPGKVNPTQSEALTMVVAQVMGNDTTIGFAASQGNFELNVFKPVIAYNFLQSAHLLADATVSFNDKCAVGIEADEEVINENVNRSLMLVTALNPHIGYENAAKIAKHAHKEGLTLKEAALQSGLLTEEQFDEIVDPKKMIAPKE from the coding sequence ATGGAGTACAGAATTGAAAGAGATACATTAGGAGAAATGAAAGTTCCAGCTGATAAATTATGGGCAGCACAAACGCAGCGTAGTAAGGAAAATTTTCCGATTGGAACAGAGCATATGCCGCTTGAAATTGTAAAAGCATTTGCGATTTTAAAGAAGAGTGCAGCGCTTAGTAATCAAAAATTAGGAAAGCTATCAGAAGAGAAGACGCAAGCAATTGTGGAAGCTGCTGATGAAGTTATCGCAGAAAAATGGAATGAACATTTTCCACTTGTCGTATGGCAAACGGGTAGTGGTACACAATCGAATATGAATGTAAATGAAGTAATTGCAAACCGCGGTAATCAAATTTTGAAAGAAAAGGGATCTGACGTACATATTCATCCGAATGATGACGTGAACATGTCTCAAAGTTCAAATGATACGTTCCCAACAGCACTTCATGTAGCGTGTGTAATTGCGGTAGAAAACCATGTATTGCCAGCTATTACGAAATTAAAAGAAACATTAGCAGAAAAAGTAACTGCATTTGAACATATTATTAAAATCGGTCGTACGCATTTACAAGATGCAACACCTTTAACGTTAGGACAAGAAATTAGCGGATGGCACCGTATGCTTGAAAAAACAGAGCGTATGATTGCAGATAGCAATACATATATGAAAGAATTAGCAATTGGTGGTACTGCGGTTGGAACTGGAATTAATGCGCACCCTAAATTTGGTGAGATGGTAGCAGAAGAAATTAGTCTGTTTACAGGTAAACAATTTGTTTCTGCACCAAATAAATTCCATGCGTTAACGAGCCATGATGAAGTTGTATTTGCACATGGAGCATTAAAAGCATTAGCTGCTGATTTAATGAAGATAGCTAACGATGTGCGCTGGCTTGCAAGTGGTCCACGAAGTGGTCTTGGGGAAATTATTATCCCTGCAAATGAACCAGGAAGCTCTATTATGCCAGGTAAAGTAAATCCAACGCAAAGTGAAGCATTAACAATGGTTGTAGCACAAGTTATGGGGAATGACACAACAATCGGATTTGCTGCGAGCCAAGGTAATTTTGAGCTAAACGTATTCAAACCAGTTATTGCTTACAACTTCCTGCAATCTGCTCACTTATTAGCTGATGCAACCGTTTCGTTTAATGATAAATGTGCAGTTGGTATTGAAGCAGATGAAGAAGTAATTAATGAAAATGTAAATCGTTCATTAATGCTTGTAACAGCGCTAAACCCACATATCGGGTATGAAAATGCCGCGAAAATTGCAAAGCATGCCCATAAAGAAGGGTTAACTTTAAAAGAAGCAGCATTGCAATCTGGACTACTAACAGAAGAGCAATTTGATGAGATTGTAGATCCGAAAAAAATGATTGCTCCGAAAGAATAA
- the nhaC gene encoding Na+/H+ antiporter NhaC, giving the protein MKSVRLPSMLEIIILLCLFLAVVFSFQTIFDLPIQLALFISWFLVIALGLRLGFRYQELQDAITKGISNGLEAILILVAVGALIGTWIAGGVVPTLIYYGLEFIHPSIFLLATLIICSITSIATGTSWGTVGTAGIAMMAIGEGLGLPLPLVAGAVLSGAYFGDKLSPLSDSTVLAASMAKVDVIAHVRAMLVLDVPAYIITSIMFTVAGWMYGGDNVDLNRVEFLKESLLKHFDIKIWMLVPAVIVIVLLAMKKPSMPTIAMGALIGAIWATLFQGMNFGEAIGTAYNGFSIQSGVEFVDKLLNRGGINGMLGSVAVIIFGLGFGGLLEKLGVLKVIVSKFEKKLNSAGNVTLSTLIVAFLANIFGCAMYVSLILTPKIMEDSYDKLKIDRRVLARNSEVGGTLTSGMVPWSDNGIFMAGILGVSTLSYVPFMWLSFVSLILAVIYGYTGKFIWYVDDADKGKQAS; this is encoded by the coding sequence ATGAAAAGTGTAAGATTACCATCGATGCTAGAAATTATTATTCTTTTATGCCTATTTCTTGCTGTCGTCTTTTCCTTCCAAACGATTTTTGATCTCCCAATTCAATTAGCGCTATTTATTTCATGGTTTTTAGTTATTGCGCTTGGATTAAGATTAGGATTTCGTTATCAAGAATTGCAAGATGCAATTACGAAAGGGATTTCTAATGGATTAGAAGCAATTCTTATTTTAGTTGCAGTTGGGGCTTTAATTGGAACGTGGATTGCTGGTGGGGTTGTACCTACATTAATTTATTATGGATTAGAATTCATTCACCCTAGCATATTCTTATTGGCAACTTTAATTATTTGTTCAATCACTTCTATCGCGACAGGAACATCATGGGGAACAGTTGGAACTGCAGGTATTGCTATGATGGCGATAGGTGAAGGGCTTGGATTACCACTTCCGCTTGTTGCGGGTGCAGTCCTTTCAGGAGCTTATTTCGGAGACAAATTATCACCACTTTCTGATAGCACAGTTCTTGCAGCTTCTATGGCGAAAGTAGATGTTATCGCTCACGTTCGAGCTATGCTCGTATTAGACGTTCCAGCTTATATTATTACCAGCATTATGTTTACTGTTGCTGGATGGATGTATGGCGGGGATAATGTAGATTTAAATAGAGTTGAGTTTTTAAAAGAATCTTTATTAAAGCACTTTGATATTAAAATATGGATGCTTGTTCCAGCGGTAATTGTTATTGTGCTATTGGCGATGAAGAAACCATCTATGCCAACAATTGCTATGGGAGCTTTAATTGGTGCAATTTGGGCAACACTTTTCCAAGGAATGAACTTTGGAGAGGCAATTGGAACAGCATATAACGGATTCTCAATTCAATCTGGTGTCGAGTTTGTCGATAAGTTATTAAACCGTGGTGGAATTAATGGTATGCTTGGTTCAGTAGCTGTTATTATTTTCGGATTAGGTTTTGGTGGATTACTTGAAAAGTTAGGTGTTCTAAAGGTAATCGTATCGAAATTTGAGAAGAAATTAAATTCTGCAGGTAATGTAACATTGTCTACATTAATCGTTGCATTTTTAGCTAACATATTTGGTTGTGCGATGTACGTATCACTTATTTTAACACCAAAAATTATGGAAGATAGCTATGATAAATTAAAAATAGATCGCCGCGTATTAGCACGTAACTCAGAAGTAGGTGGAACTTTGACTTCTGGTATGGTTCCATGGTCTGATAATGGTATTTTTATGGCTGGTATTTTAGGTGTATCAACATTATCATACGTTCCATTTATGTGGCTAAGCTTCGTATCACTCATTTTAGCAGTTATTTATGGATATACAGGCAAGTTCATTTGGTATGTAGATGATGCGGATAAAGGAAAGCAAGCATCATAA